A single window of Candidatus Flexicrinis affinis DNA harbors:
- a CDS encoding bifunctional (p)ppGpp synthetase/guanosine-3',5'-bis(diphosphate) 3'-pyrophosphohydrolase: MVSTVYTAPSLEALVAPLPALSPNDRAIIERAYHKAEIAHAGQNRKSGEPYFTHCVAVAAILTDLRLDAEAIAAALLHDTLEDTDITFDELVEEFGLNVAKLVDGVTKLKVIPISIEKEIGRRTSTVNKELEYIRKMFMTMGQDIRVVLIKLADRLHNMRTLHHMPEDRQRGIARETMDIFAPLANRLGIWQIKWELEDLSLRYLEPDIYRTIASKIDERRADRERYMDEIVNALKNAMAKEGLDGVTVSGRPKHITSIYNKMRRKNLPFEQIYDVRAIRVIVDNVAQCYQVLGIVHNLWQPIPREFDDYIARPKDNLYQSLHTAVYVNGKTVEVQIRTWEMHQHAEYGIAAHWRYKEGGKLNDPEFERRLTILRKMMEFGDEVNQNAEQFVDAMKTEFFQDRVYVVTPKGDIIDLPAGATPVDFAYHIHTDIGHRTRGAKVNGRLVNLNYQLQSGQQVEIMTAKRGGPSMDWLNPDTGYVVTNRAREKIRYYFKKLNREQHIQLGRETVDRELRKVGLADAISHHALAELFGIESTEDFLAAVGAGDINAAQITNRALEEDRRRTRAQQAESELLKPKRNLAPLVVDPSHGVQIKGTSNMLNRLATCCNPVPGDEIVGYVTRGRGVTIHRQDCPNVANISDRERLIEVTWGGSTDDQKFVVPIDVVAYDRDGLLRDISTVIADERINIYGVNVDIRGDVAILHLKLQISSPRQLTRIISRISMTPSVTDVYRPNAG; the protein is encoded by the coding sequence ATGGTTTCGACCGTCTACACCGCTCCTTCGCTCGAAGCGCTCGTTGCCCCGCTGCCCGCGCTGTCCCCGAACGACCGCGCGATTATCGAACGCGCCTACCACAAGGCCGAAATCGCACATGCAGGTCAGAACCGCAAGTCGGGCGAGCCTTATTTTACCCACTGTGTTGCCGTCGCCGCGATCCTGACCGACCTGCGCCTCGACGCCGAGGCCATTGCCGCCGCTCTACTGCACGATACGCTCGAAGACACGGACATCACGTTCGACGAGTTGGTCGAGGAGTTCGGCCTCAACGTCGCCAAGCTCGTGGATGGGGTCACCAAATTGAAGGTGATCCCGATTAGCATCGAGAAAGAGATCGGGCGGCGTACCAGCACCGTCAACAAGGAACTCGAATACATCCGCAAGATGTTCATGACGATGGGTCAAGATATCCGCGTCGTGCTCATCAAGCTTGCCGACCGCCTGCACAACATGCGCACGCTGCACCACATGCCGGAAGACCGCCAGCGCGGCATCGCCCGTGAGACGATGGACATCTTCGCGCCCCTCGCCAACCGGCTCGGCATCTGGCAGATCAAGTGGGAACTCGAGGATCTCAGCCTGCGTTACCTCGAGCCGGATATTTACCGCACGATTGCGAGCAAGATTGACGAACGCCGCGCCGACCGCGAACGTTACATGGACGAAATCGTCAATGCGCTCAAGAACGCCATGGCCAAAGAAGGCCTCGACGGCGTGACGGTCAGCGGGCGTCCCAAGCACATCACTAGCATCTACAACAAGATGCGGCGCAAGAACCTCCCGTTTGAGCAGATCTACGACGTGCGCGCCATCCGTGTGATCGTCGACAACGTCGCGCAGTGTTATCAGGTGCTGGGCATTGTCCACAACCTTTGGCAGCCCATTCCGCGTGAATTCGACGACTACATCGCCCGGCCGAAGGATAATCTCTACCAGAGCCTGCATACGGCCGTGTACGTCAACGGCAAGACTGTCGAGGTCCAGATCCGGACTTGGGAAATGCACCAGCACGCCGAGTATGGTATCGCCGCGCACTGGCGCTACAAGGAAGGTGGCAAGCTCAACGATCCGGAGTTCGAGCGACGCTTGACCATCCTGCGCAAAATGATGGAGTTCGGCGACGAAGTCAACCAGAACGCCGAGCAGTTCGTAGACGCGATGAAGACCGAGTTCTTCCAGGATCGCGTCTATGTGGTAACGCCGAAGGGCGACATCATTGACCTGCCGGCAGGCGCGACGCCGGTCGACTTCGCCTACCATATCCACACTGATATCGGGCATCGGACGCGCGGCGCGAAGGTTAACGGGCGGCTGGTGAACCTCAACTACCAGCTCCAGTCCGGCCAGCAGGTCGAGATCATGACCGCCAAGCGCGGCGGCCCCAGCATGGACTGGTTGAACCCTGATACAGGCTATGTCGTCACCAACCGCGCCCGCGAGAAGATCCGCTACTACTTCAAAAAGCTGAACCGCGAGCAGCACATCCAACTGGGCCGTGAGACCGTCGACCGCGAGCTGCGTAAGGTAGGCCTAGCCGACGCCATTTCGCACCACGCATTGGCCGAGCTGTTCGGGATCGAAAGCACCGAGGATTTCCTTGCCGCAGTCGGCGCCGGCGACATCAACGCCGCGCAGATCACGAACCGGGCGCTCGAGGAAGATCGCCGCCGGACGCGCGCGCAGCAGGCGGAGTCCGAACTACTCAAACCTAAGCGCAACCTGGCGCCGTTGGTCGTCGATCCGTCCCACGGCGTGCAGATTAAAGGCACGAGCAACATGCTCAACCGCCTTGCCACCTGCTGCAATCCCGTGCCGGGCGACGAGATCGTCGGCTACGTGACGCGCGGGCGCGGCGTGACCATACATCGTCAGGACTGCCCGAATGTGGCCAACATCAGCGACCGCGAGCGCCTGATCGAAGTGACGTGGGGCGGCTCGACGGACGACCAGAAATTCGTCGTGCCGATCGATGTCGTGGCCTATGACCGAGACGGCCTGCTGCGCGATATCAGCACCGTGATCGCCGACGAGCGCATCAATATCTACGGCGTCAACGTCGATATCCGGGGCGATGTTGCCATTCTGCACCTTAAGCTGCAGATCAGCAGTCCGCGCCAGCTCACCCGAATCATTTCGCGCATTAGCATGACGCCAAGCGTTACGGATGTTTATCGCCCCAACGCGGGTTAG
- a CDS encoding cytochrome P450, with product MTLTIAPRGQWLMGHMPQFQANALEFQTHAYTLGALVRFRFGPFPLYVVNSPQAIHEVLVTKADSFYKSRGTKGVLKPLLGSGLFTSDGEFWRGQRKLVSPAFHTKRIAKYAQIMVDYASAQAGTWHEGVEIDTEAQMAEITMRIIAKAGFDADVTGDERELREAVEEALSVVDENFNTLLRWPYWVPTEKNRRFLRAIARLDKMIQRVIDDRRAGRTGTDSDDKGDALSMLMVAMHEESGRGMTDKHLRDEIMTLFGAGHETTAKALTWAWYVLSQRPDIQARLHDDLHTVLGGRKPTMDDLPNLTYLDRFLKEVLRLYPPAWATTRDAIEPVNVLGVPLKKNDIVIVNIYGVHRDPAIYADPLRFDPDRWTPEFERSLPKNAYLPFGNGPRVCIGGAFAQMEAKLVLAVLAQRFTLSLRPGHVVEPEDRFTLRPKFGLPMTIHERVAEFA from the coding sequence ATGACGCTCACCATCGCGCCGCGCGGCCAGTGGTTGATGGGCCATATGCCGCAGTTTCAGGCCAACGCGCTCGAGTTCCAGACACACGCATACACCCTTGGCGCGCTCGTCCGCTTCCGCTTCGGGCCGTTTCCGCTGTACGTGGTGAACTCGCCGCAGGCTATCCATGAGGTCCTCGTAACGAAGGCCGATTCCTTCTACAAGAGTCGCGGGACCAAAGGTGTGCTCAAGCCGCTGCTCGGTTCAGGCCTGTTCACGTCGGATGGCGAGTTTTGGCGCGGCCAGCGCAAACTGGTGTCACCCGCGTTCCACACCAAGCGCATCGCGAAGTATGCGCAGATCATGGTCGATTACGCATCGGCGCAGGCGGGCACGTGGCATGAGGGAGTCGAGATCGACACCGAAGCCCAAATGGCCGAGATTACCATGCGCATCATCGCAAAGGCGGGTTTCGACGCCGACGTGACGGGAGACGAGCGCGAGCTGCGTGAAGCGGTCGAAGAGGCGCTGTCGGTCGTAGACGAGAATTTCAACACGCTGCTGCGCTGGCCCTACTGGGTTCCAACCGAAAAGAACCGTCGGTTCCTGCGTGCCATCGCGCGTCTCGACAAGATGATCCAGCGCGTGATCGACGATCGCCGCGCCGGACGCACCGGCACCGACAGCGACGACAAGGGCGACGCGCTCTCGATGCTGATGGTGGCCATGCACGAAGAGAGCGGCCGAGGCATGACCGATAAGCATCTGCGGGACGAGATCATGACGCTGTTCGGCGCCGGGCACGAGACGACCGCTAAAGCCCTGACATGGGCGTGGTACGTCCTGTCCCAGCGCCCCGACATTCAGGCGCGATTGCACGACGACCTTCACACCGTCCTCGGCGGGCGAAAGCCGACGATGGACGATCTGCCCAACCTCACCTACCTCGATCGGTTTCTGAAAGAAGTGCTGCGGCTATATCCGCCGGCATGGGCCACCACGCGCGACGCGATCGAGCCTGTCAACGTGCTCGGTGTCCCGCTCAAGAAGAACGACATCGTCATCGTCAACATCTACGGGGTACACCGCGATCCAGCCATCTACGCCGACCCGCTGCGGTTCGACCCCGATCGCTGGACCCCGGAGTTCGAGCGCAGCCTACCCAAGAACGCCTATCTGCCTTTCGGCAACGGGCCGAGGGTGTGCATCGGCGGCGCGTTCGCCCAAATGGAAGCGAAGCTGGTGCTGGCCGTATTGGCGCAGCGTTTCACGCTCAGTTTGCGCCCGGGTCACGTCGTCGAGCCTGAAGACCGGTTCACCCTGCGGCCCAAGTTCGGGCTACCGATGACCATACATGAGCGAGTTGCGGAGTTCGCGTAG
- a CDS encoding protein kinase: MLSAKEVAVVSDRYVLLQQLGQGGMGTVYRASDRLTGQIVALKRVRTAKDQDGNATLDTRLALAQEFRLLATLRHPNVITVLDYGFDDDGQPFFAMDMLEDAQDIITVAKRRDLNGKVTLVAQMLQALAYLHRRGIVHRDLKPENLLITNGQLKLLDFGISSAADLLGVASPGTIGGTLAYLAPELLRGAAPAETSDLYAVGILLYEMLAGRHPFNVNDAASLVYDVMNTDVDMNRIQPGAADSPQVIAALRSVIRKLLYKHPEHRYQRAGQVIELLCSAAGIPAPPETGEIRDSFLKSARFVGRTEEFARLRDALGEASLRRGSMWLVGGESGVGKSRVLEELRAFALVRGALVVRGQAAAEGSLPYQVWREPVRRLVLSAALSDLEAGVLKPLVPDIGRLIGRTVEDAPPLDAEPARLRLAQTILDMLRRQRQTAVILLEDLHWTRESFDLLKTIAHGVIDLPVLIVGSYRDDERPDIPDLLRNATVVRLKRFSNTTIAELSRAILGPLGNRRDILTLLERETEGNVFFVIEVLRALADSAGRLDEIGDVTLPRAVVTGGVRAVLQRRIQRLPADAVELLQLAAIAGRQVDPVIMNHVTGTPERLEAWFNGCSNAAVLEFVDDEWRFTHDKLRETLLESVSDDVRPRLHRSVAQAIEKAYPDDATRAVVLAEHYRVAGDGDRHLHYLLLSARQARAISRHEEARRLCQEALELLTHPDEQRMQTLRLLGDTYADTNDYRQAEKTYHESLKLARRLTHISGAAEALIGLGTVSWRQGALGQALQLFGEGLALAQRANSIDAQADAYNGLGIVAFDEGDFAESREKLEKSLRLAQDGVELWRVARNYGNLAQALVYLGEVNKARDYYEIALELYRQIGDRRNTGYIVIALGAVLEQLNEAKVAVACYTEGISTLRAIGAPVATLTRTMEMIPAVAQDLLDTSVMLGLRQVEALQTARQLDAPFLECSLLWNIAKQATSMHDPAEVKRRLADLMDRARDRSMVSLECETMAVYARMLASEKRFVRSAELTGLLSVSLNKHVVDTRVSQIVDEISKQMNLDEFAEAHDRGKLMSLEAVLDQAIVDLRRQVVFTST; the protein is encoded by the coding sequence ATGTTGTCCGCAAAGGAGGTTGCGGTCGTCAGCGACCGCTACGTTTTGCTGCAACAGCTGGGGCAAGGCGGGATGGGCACTGTATATCGTGCGTCCGACCGCCTAACCGGCCAGATTGTCGCTCTGAAGCGCGTCCGCACGGCCAAGGATCAAGACGGAAACGCGACCCTCGACACGCGTTTGGCGCTGGCACAGGAGTTTCGCCTTCTGGCGACCTTGCGCCACCCCAACGTCATCACCGTGCTCGACTACGGCTTCGATGACGACGGTCAGCCGTTCTTCGCGATGGACATGCTGGAGGACGCGCAAGATATCATCACCGTCGCGAAACGCCGCGACCTCAATGGCAAGGTGACGTTGGTCGCGCAGATGCTGCAGGCACTGGCATATCTTCACCGGCGCGGGATCGTCCACCGCGACTTGAAGCCGGAAAACCTGCTCATAACCAACGGACAGCTCAAGCTGCTCGACTTTGGCATCTCGTCTGCCGCCGACCTGCTCGGCGTCGCCAGCCCGGGCACGATCGGGGGGACGCTGGCTTACCTGGCACCCGAACTGCTGCGCGGCGCGGCGCCGGCCGAGACCTCCGACTTATATGCCGTAGGCATCTTGCTGTACGAAATGCTCGCGGGCCGTCACCCTTTCAACGTCAACGACGCCGCATCACTCGTGTATGACGTGATGAACACCGACGTCGACATGAATCGCATCCAGCCCGGCGCGGCTGACTCTCCGCAGGTGATCGCCGCGCTCCGGTCGGTGATCCGCAAACTGCTTTACAAACATCCCGAGCACCGCTACCAGCGTGCGGGACAGGTCATCGAGCTGCTGTGCTCGGCGGCGGGCATCCCTGCACCACCTGAGACCGGCGAGATACGCGACAGTTTCCTCAAGTCGGCTCGCTTTGTCGGCCGCACCGAGGAGTTCGCGCGACTGCGCGATGCGCTCGGGGAGGCTTCGCTGCGGCGCGGAAGCATGTGGCTCGTCGGCGGCGAGAGTGGTGTCGGCAAGAGCCGTGTCCTTGAAGAACTCCGCGCGTTTGCGCTGGTGCGCGGCGCGCTGGTGGTACGCGGTCAAGCTGCCGCGGAGGGCAGCTTGCCGTATCAGGTGTGGCGCGAGCCTGTGCGCCGCCTTGTGCTTTCCGCCGCGCTCAGCGACCTTGAAGCGGGCGTTCTTAAGCCGCTGGTCCCCGACATTGGCCGCTTGATCGGGCGCACGGTGGAGGACGCTCCGCCGCTTGACGCCGAACCCGCACGCCTTCGTCTCGCGCAGACCATCCTCGATATGCTGCGACGGCAGCGGCAGACTGCGGTGATCCTGCTCGAGGATCTGCACTGGACGCGCGAGAGCTTCGACCTGCTCAAGACGATTGCCCACGGCGTGATCGACCTGCCGGTGCTGATCGTCGGCAGCTACCGCGACGACGAACGCCCGGACATCCCCGATCTGCTGCGGAACGCCACCGTCGTGCGGCTCAAGCGGTTCTCGAACACGACGATTGCCGAGCTGAGCCGGGCCATCCTCGGTCCGCTGGGTAACCGGCGAGACATTCTGACCCTGCTTGAGCGCGAGACGGAGGGCAACGTCTTCTTCGTCATCGAGGTGCTGCGCGCATTGGCAGACTCGGCTGGTCGACTTGACGAAATTGGCGATGTCACACTGCCCCGTGCGGTGGTCACAGGCGGCGTTCGCGCTGTACTGCAGCGCCGCATCCAACGCCTGCCGGCCGATGCGGTCGAGCTGCTGCAGCTTGCGGCTATCGCCGGTCGTCAGGTTGATCCGGTGATCATGAACCATGTAACCGGCACGCCTGAACGCCTCGAGGCGTGGTTTAATGGCTGCTCCAATGCCGCGGTGCTGGAGTTCGTGGACGACGAGTGGCGGTTCACGCATGACAAGCTGCGCGAGACGCTGCTGGAGTCGGTGTCTGATGATGTCCGGCCACGGCTACATCGGTCGGTCGCGCAGGCCATCGAAAAAGCGTATCCGGACGACGCCACGCGCGCGGTGGTGCTCGCTGAACACTATCGGGTGGCAGGCGACGGGGACAGGCACCTGCACTATCTGCTGCTGTCCGCCCGCCAAGCTCGCGCGATCAGCCGACACGAAGAAGCGCGCCGCCTGTGTCAGGAGGCGCTGGAGCTTCTCACGCATCCGGACGAGCAGCGCATGCAGACCTTGCGCCTGTTGGGCGACACGTACGCCGACACGAACGATTACCGGCAGGCGGAAAAGACGTATCACGAAAGCCTCAAGCTGGCGCGCCGCCTGACCCACATCAGCGGCGCTGCAGAAGCCCTTATCGGCCTCGGGACGGTAAGCTGGCGACAGGGAGCGCTCGGTCAGGCCCTGCAGCTTTTCGGCGAAGGTCTGGCGTTGGCACAGCGCGCAAACAGCATTGACGCGCAGGCAGATGCATACAACGGCCTCGGCATTGTGGCGTTTGACGAAGGCGATTTTGCCGAATCGCGCGAAAAGCTCGAGAAATCGCTGCGTCTGGCACAAGACGGCGTCGAGCTGTGGCGCGTCGCCCGCAATTACGGCAACCTCGCGCAGGCGCTGGTCTACCTCGGCGAGGTCAACAAAGCGCGCGACTACTACGAAATCGCACTGGAACTGTACCGGCAGATCGGTGACCGCCGGAACACCGGCTATATCGTGATCGCACTCGGCGCGGTGCTGGAGCAGCTCAACGAGGCGAAGGTCGCGGTTGCCTGTTACACCGAAGGCATCTCGACTCTTCGGGCGATCGGCGCACCGGTCGCCACGTTGACCCGCACGATGGAGATGATCCCGGCAGTTGCGCAAGATCTTCTCGACACGTCGGTCATGCTTGGCCTGCGGCAAGTCGAGGCGCTGCAGACGGCGCGGCAGCTCGACGCGCCTTTTCTCGAGTGTTCGCTGCTGTGGAACATTGCCAAGCAGGCGACCTCGATGCACGATCCTGCCGAAGTCAAGCGACGGCTAGCCGACCTGATGGACCGAGCGCGCGACCGCAGCATGGTCAGCCTCGAATGCGAGACAATGGCGGTTTACGCGCGCATGCTAGCCAGCGAAAAACGCTTCGTTCGTTCGGCAGAATTGACCGGACTGCTCTCCGTGAGCTTGAACAAGCACGTCGTGGACACGCGCGTCTCGCAGATCGTCGACGAGATCTCCAAGCAGATGAACCTCGACGAGTTTGCGGAAGCCCATGACCGCGGCAAGCTGATGAGCCTTGAGGCCGTGCTGGATCAGGCGATTGTCGACCTGCGTCGGCAGGTCGTCTTCACGTCGACCTAG
- a CDS encoding GNAT family N-acetyltransferase has product MAEYLFETDRTRVRRLTLADKDAVFALLSDPEVMRYVDDDQPKTRAQSDAYLERHLSHYETYGYGQFAVEDIESGAVIGLVGLVPPSTHGADVEIGYTLDKAVWGRGIGREVASAVLAWGITTFGFTSVVATVDPQNIASARIALGLGFTYERFELDEYVLPTDVYILRVGRGTPE; this is encoded by the coding sequence TTGGCCGAATACCTGTTTGAGACCGATCGGACTCGCGTCCGCCGCCTGACTCTCGCCGATAAGGACGCGGTGTTTGCACTGCTGTCGGACCCGGAGGTCATGCGCTACGTAGACGACGACCAGCCCAAGACCCGCGCTCAGTCCGATGCCTATCTCGAACGCCACTTGAGTCACTACGAAACGTACGGCTATGGTCAGTTCGCAGTTGAAGACATCGAGTCTGGCGCCGTGATCGGTCTGGTCGGGCTGGTGCCTCCGAGCACGCACGGGGCCGACGTTGAAATTGGCTACACGCTAGACAAGGCGGTCTGGGGCCGCGGTATCGGCCGCGAGGTCGCTTCGGCCGTGTTGGCATGGGGAATCACGACATTCGGGTTTACTTCTGTCGTGGCAACCGTCGACCCGCAGAACATCGCATCAGCGCGCATCGCGCTCGGATTGGGATTCACCTACGAGCGGTTCGAGTTGGATGAATACGTCTTGCCGACGGATGTGTATATATTGCGCGTAGGGCGCGGCACGCCGGAATAA
- a CDS encoding aspartate ammonia-lyase, producing MSEFRIEKDSLGEVRVPAAAYYGAQTQRAVDNFAVSGLKPYRAFVWSMAVIKRAAAEVNRDLGVLDARLANAIIQAADEVIAGKWDAEFVVDPFQAGAGTSHNMNANEVIANRANEILGFGLNSTEKKPVSPNDHVNMAQSTNDTIPTALRLGALWRLDELLATLKACADAFRAKAAEWDGIVKSGRTHLQDAVPVRLGQEVGAWAKAIERNIEKIKVAAEGVRRLGIGGTATGTGLNAHPEYHSRMVSAISRLTGLTLYTSDDLFESMQSHQDSVFFSGALRSTAQDLSRIASDIRLLSSGPTTGLGELTCPPVQPGSSIMPGKVNPVLAEMLNQAMFHVMGNDHAITMAAHAGQLELNVMMPIMAHNLNEMMIVMIGSVKMFTEKLVVGLVANAEKAEAWLLKNPILVTALNPVIGYLKGAEVAKKSLAENRTLLDIVVSEGLLSEDEARKVLDARAMTEGGISDVKGGG from the coding sequence ATGTCCGAGTTTCGTATTGAGAAAGACTCGCTGGGTGAGGTGCGTGTTCCTGCGGCGGCCTACTACGGCGCGCAGACGCAGCGAGCGGTAGACAACTTCGCGGTTAGCGGCCTCAAGCCGTACCGCGCATTCGTCTGGAGCATGGCGGTCATCAAGCGCGCCGCGGCGGAGGTTAACCGCGACCTCGGCGTACTCGACGCGCGCCTCGCCAACGCCATCATACAGGCGGCGGATGAGGTTATCGCCGGCAAGTGGGATGCCGAGTTCGTCGTCGATCCGTTCCAGGCTGGCGCGGGTACCAGCCACAACATGAACGCGAACGAAGTGATCGCCAACCGGGCCAACGAGATTCTTGGCTTCGGCCTAAACTCGACCGAGAAAAAGCCGGTCAGCCCGAACGATCACGTCAACATGGCGCAGTCGACCAATGACACCATCCCGACGGCGCTGCGCCTCGGCGCGCTGTGGAGACTGGACGAGCTGCTGGCCACGCTCAAGGCTTGTGCCGACGCGTTCCGTGCCAAGGCCGCCGAGTGGGACGGCATCGTGAAGTCGGGTCGCACGCACTTGCAGGACGCCGTGCCGGTTCGGCTGGGGCAGGAAGTCGGCGCATGGGCCAAGGCGATTGAGCGCAACATCGAGAAGATCAAGGTCGCGGCTGAAGGCGTGAGGCGTCTCGGGATCGGCGGCACGGCGACCGGCACCGGCCTGAACGCGCATCCGGAGTATCACAGCCGGATGGTTTCGGCGATCAGCCGGCTGACCGGTTTGACGCTCTACACCAGCGACGACCTGTTCGAGTCGATGCAGTCACATCAGGACTCGGTGTTCTTCAGCGGCGCACTGCGCTCGACCGCACAGGACTTGTCGCGGATCGCCAGTGATATCCGCCTGTTGTCGAGCGGCCCGACCACCGGCCTCGGCGAGCTGACCTGCCCGCCGGTTCAGCCCGGCTCGTCGATCATGCCGGGCAAGGTCAATCCGGTGCTGGCCGAGATGTTGAATCAGGCGATGTTCCATGTGATGGGCAACGACCACGCGATCACGATGGCGGCGCATGCCGGCCAGCTCGAACTCAACGTGATGATGCCGATTATGGCCCACAACTTGAACGAAATGATGATCGTCATGATCGGCTCGGTCAAGATGTTCACCGAGAAGCTGGTCGTCGGGCTGGTCGCCAACGCGGAGAAGGCGGAGGCGTGGCTGCTCAAGAACCCGATCCTCGTGACCGCGCTGAACCCGGTTATCGGCTACCTGAAGGGCGCTGAAGTCGCCAAGAAGTCGCTGGCGGAGAACCGGACGCTTCTCGACATCGTCGTGAGCGAGGGCCTATTGAGCGAGGACGAAGCGCGCAAGGTGCTTGACGCCCGGGCGATGACTGAAGGTGGCATTAGCGACGTGAAGGGCGGCGGCTAG
- a CDS encoding superoxide dismutase encodes MAFELAALPYAADALEPHIDARTMEIHHGKHHKAYTDNLNKALEGHADLAGKSAEWLLQNLNSLPEGIRTAVRNNGGGYVNHNLFWAVMGPNGGGAPTGELASAIDAAFGSFDNFKAEFAKAGATRFGSGWAWLVVASGGGLSVTSTPNQDTPVMEGKTPILGLDVWEHAYYLNYQNRRPDYISAWWNVVNWAKVAELYAANK; translated from the coding sequence ATGGCTTTCGAACTGGCTGCACTGCCGTATGCCGCAGACGCGCTCGAGCCGCATATCGACGCGCGCACGATGGAAATTCACCACGGTAAGCATCACAAGGCGTACACCGACAACCTGAACAAGGCGCTTGAAGGGCACGCCGATCTCGCCGGCAAATCGGCGGAATGGCTGCTGCAGAATCTCAACAGCCTCCCTGAGGGCATCCGCACGGCTGTCCGCAACAACGGCGGCGGCTACGTCAATCACAACCTGTTCTGGGCGGTGATGGGCCCTAACGGCGGCGGCGCGCCGACCGGCGAGCTGGCGTCTGCGATCGACGCGGCGTTCGGCAGCTTCGACAACTTCAAGGCCGAGTTCGCCAAGGCGGGCGCGACCCGCTTCGGCAGTGGCTGGGCGTGGCTGGTCGTTGCCTCAGGCGGCGGTCTGAGCGTCACCAGCACGCCGAATCAGGACACGCCGGTGATGGAGGGCAAGACGCCGATCCTCGGTCTGGACGTGTGGGAACACGCGTACTACCTGAACTACCAGAACCGCCGCCCCGATTACATCTCCGCATGGTGGAATGTGGTCAATTGGGCCAAGGTCGCCGAACTGTACGCAGCCAACAAGTAG
- a CDS encoding EamA family transporter: protein MSAPRVAEPRSTPTSAWISLIVGICAVSTSAVLIRLAQDEGVPSLVIAALRLTISALILTPITLSRYSGMLATLTRRDLFLLSTSGVFLAFHFASWITSLSLTSVLISTVLVTTTPLWVSALEVVVLKARLNRWILLGLAQCVVGGLVIGVTGASNADIGSSPVLGGALALVGAMTVAVYMVIGRGVRGRLPLLPYIWVVYSIAAVVLILFAALSGASFTGYSASAYLFIALTALFPQLLGHSSFNYAVKYVPATYIGIITQLEPIASAVLAFFLLGEVPTTVQAVASALILFGVANVVLSPGTARTAASAD, encoded by the coding sequence ATGTCCGCTCCTCGTGTCGCCGAGCCACGCAGCACGCCTACATCCGCGTGGATCAGTCTGATTGTCGGTATCTGCGCCGTCTCGACATCCGCCGTCTTGATTCGACTTGCGCAGGACGAAGGGGTGCCATCACTGGTAATCGCCGCGCTTCGTCTGACGATCTCGGCGCTGATCCTGACGCCGATCACGCTGTCGCGTTATTCCGGCATGCTGGCAACGCTCACACGGCGGGACTTGTTTCTGCTCTCGACGTCCGGCGTGTTTCTGGCGTTTCACTTCGCCTCGTGGATCACGTCGCTCTCGCTGACCAGCGTGCTGATCAGCACGGTGCTGGTGACAACCACTCCGCTGTGGGTAAGCGCACTCGAAGTCGTCGTACTGAAGGCTCGACTCAACCGGTGGATCCTGCTCGGACTCGCACAATGTGTGGTCGGCGGGCTGGTTATTGGCGTGACAGGCGCCTCGAACGCCGACATAGGATCGTCGCCCGTTCTAGGTGGTGCGCTTGCGCTGGTGGGCGCAATGACCGTCGCCGTCTATATGGTGATCGGACGCGGCGTGCGCGGCAGGCTGCCGCTGCTTCCGTACATCTGGGTGGTGTACAGTATCGCGGCCGTCGTGCTGATCCTGTTTGCTGCGCTCAGCGGCGCGTCGTTCACCGGCTATAGCGCAAGCGCCTATCTGTTCATCGCGTTGACAGCGCTGTTCCCGCAGCTTCTCGGGCACAGTTCGTTTAACTATGCCGTGAAGTACGTGCCGGCGACGTACATCGGCATAATCACGCAGCTCGAGCCGATTGCGAGCGCTGTGCTCGCTTTCTTCTTGCTCGGCGAAGTCCCAACCACGGTACAGGCCGTCGCCAGTGCACTCATCCTGTTCGGCGTCGCCAACGTCGTCCTTTCGCCGGGAACGGCCCGCACCGCCGCATCCGCCGATTAG